In Entomomonas moraniae, one DNA window encodes the following:
- a CDS encoding DUF2797 domain-containing protein: MPYTDPVTGILQKMQVAPLSADNKTVYYHLCVGVQKILLNDCLGKTIRIQFEGDIVCQGCDATTSKSYGQGYCYHCFKTLPQCDLCIVSPEKCHYLDGTCRDSAWGEAFCMTDHIVYLANSSGLKVGITRASQIPTRWIDQGAVQAIPMFRVATRQQSGLIEDSLKAFVADKTNWRTLLQGDAPPLDLVTERNRLLSNTYKIVAKLQALFGIQAIQPIETELVTELCYPVERYPTKIISHNLDKQLLVEGKLEGIKGQYLLLDTGAINIRKYTAYHVSVSIQ, encoded by the coding sequence ATGCCTTATACTGACCCAGTCACTGGGATATTACAAAAAATGCAAGTTGCTCCATTAAGCGCTGATAATAAAACAGTTTATTATCATTTATGTGTTGGTGTGCAAAAAATATTATTGAATGACTGTTTAGGTAAAACTATAAGAATTCAGTTCGAAGGGGATATTGTTTGCCAAGGGTGTGACGCTACAACGTCTAAAAGCTATGGGCAGGGGTATTGTTACCATTGTTTTAAAACATTACCTCAATGTGATCTTTGTATAGTGAGTCCAGAAAAGTGTCACTATTTAGATGGGACTTGTCGTGATAGTGCTTGGGGTGAAGCCTTTTGCATGACAGACCATATTGTTTATTTAGCAAACTCTTCTGGCTTAAAAGTTGGGATTACCCGAGCGAGTCAAATCCCTACCCGTTGGATCGATCAAGGGGCAGTACAAGCAATACCTATGTTTAGGGTTGCAACGCGCCAACAATCAGGTTTAATTGAAGATTCTTTAAAAGCGTTTGTGGCAGACAAAACTAATTGGCGTACCTTATTACAAGGTGATGCTCCTCCTCTTGATTTAGTTACTGAACGTAATCGATTGTTATCTAATACTTATAAAATAGTGGCTAAACTACAGGCGTTATTTGGTATTCAGGCGATACAGCCTATAGAAACTGAATTAGTTACAGAATTATGCTACCCAGTTGAACGATATCCAACTAAAATAATCAGCCACAATTTAGATAAACAATTATTGGTGGAAGGTAAGTTAGAGGGGATAAAAGGGCAATACTTACTGTTAGATACAGGTGCTATCAATATACGTAAGTATACGGCTTATCATGTCAGTGTTTCTATACAATAG
- a CDS encoding YeaC family protein yields the protein MTSYAQMIEKITPEIYQNLKQSVELGKWPNGLALTKEQKENCLQAIIAWETKNLPKEQHTGFIDSAGCKSNNHNDEQIIKSKTID from the coding sequence ATGACATCCTATGCACAAATGATTGAAAAAATCACTCCGGAGATCTATCAAAATTTAAAGCAGTCTGTTGAGTTGGGTAAATGGCCTAACGGTCTTGCACTCACAAAAGAGCAGAAAGAAAACTGCTTACAGGCGATTATTGCATGGGAAACAAAAAACTTGCCTAAAGAGCAACACACAGGATTTATTGATAGTGCAGGTTGTAAATCGAATAATCATAACGATGAGCAGATCATTAAAAGTAAGACGATAGATTGA
- a CDS encoding citrate synthase has protein sequence MADHKATLTFEDGSNLDLPIINGTLGAKVVDVRSLASVNHYTYDPGFMSTASCESKITYIDGDKGILLYRGYPIEQLAEHSEYLEVCYLLLNGELPNAEQKKKYEDIIHNHTMVHEQMKSFLNGFRRDAHPMAVMCGFVGAFSAFYHDSLDINNATHREIASNRLVSKMPTIAAMAYKYSVGQPIIYPDNKLDYAANFLHMMFSTPCEKTEVNPILAKAMDKIFILHADHEQNASTSTVRLAGSTGANPFACIASGIAALWGPAHGGANEAVLSMLEEIGDVKNIEKFLAKAKDKNDPFKLMGFGHRVYKNFDPRAKVLKKACDEVLNELGINDPQLELAMKLEEIARNDPYFVERNLYPNVDFYSGIILKAIGIPTSMFTVIFAISRTVGWIAHWKEMLSEPYKISRPRQLYTGHTERDYIPVNLRK, from the coding sequence ATGGCTGACCACAAAGCTACGCTGACCTTTGAAGACGGTTCAAACCTTGACCTACCTATCATTAATGGCACACTAGGCGCTAAAGTAGTAGACGTTAGAAGTCTTGCATCAGTTAATCACTATACGTATGACCCTGGTTTTATGTCAACTGCTTCATGTGAATCAAAAATTACCTATATTGATGGCGATAAGGGTATTTTACTTTACCGTGGTTATCCTATTGAACAATTAGCTGAACATTCTGAATACCTTGAAGTTTGCTATCTTCTATTAAATGGCGAACTACCTAACGCTGAGCAAAAGAAAAAGTATGAAGATATTATTCATAACCACACCATGGTTCATGAACAAATGAAAAGCTTCTTAAATGGCTTTCGACGTGATGCTCATCCGATGGCTGTTATGTGCGGATTTGTCGGAGCATTTTCAGCGTTTTATCATGACTCATTGGACATCAATAACGCGACTCACCGTGAAATTGCCTCTAATCGCTTAGTGTCGAAAATGCCAACTATTGCGGCAATGGCTTATAAATATTCCGTCGGTCAACCCATCATTTATCCTGATAACAAGCTTGATTATGCCGCTAATTTTTTACACATGATGTTTAGTACACCTTGTGAAAAAACCGAAGTTAATCCTATTTTAGCCAAAGCGATGGATAAAATATTTATTCTTCATGCAGATCATGAGCAAAATGCCTCTACTTCAACCGTTCGCTTAGCAGGGTCTACGGGGGCCAATCCTTTTGCATGTATTGCTTCGGGAATTGCTGCATTATGGGGACCTGCACACGGTGGCGCTAACGAAGCCGTTCTTTCTATGCTTGAAGAAATTGGTGATGTAAAAAACATTGAAAAATTCTTAGCCAAAGCTAAAGATAAAAATGATCCTTTTAAACTAATGGGCTTTGGGCACCGCGTTTATAAAAACTTTGATCCCCGCGCTAAAGTACTCAAAAAAGCGTGTGATGAAGTGCTTAATGAACTCGGTATTAATGATCCTCAGTTAGAACTTGCAATGAAACTTGAAGAAATTGCACGTAATGATCCTTACTTTGTTGAACGTAACCTTTATCCAAACGTAGACTTCTACTCAGGTATTATCTTAAAAGCTATTGGTATTCCAACCAGTATGTTTACCGTTATTTTTGCCATCTCGAGAACAGTTGGCTGGATTGCACACTGGAAAGAAATGCTATCTGAACCTTACAAAATCAGCCGTCCTCGCCAGCTGTATACAGGCCATACAGAACGCGATTACATACCTGTTAACCTACGTAAATAA
- a CDS encoding NCS1 family nucleobase:cation symporter-1: MTPNDKRSYSPRLYNADLAPAQNKNWTWYNMFSFWMSDVHSVGGYIVAASLFAFGLAGWQVLLCLLIGICIVLFFANLMAKPCQESGVPVAVLCRQAFGVFGANIPAVTRGLIAVAWYGIQTYLASHGLMIVLLKFFPELGYLNEMSWLGLSGLGWFCFVAMWFSQAVVFWYGMETIKRFIDFAGPAVYVVMFLLAGWIVYQVGPSNISFTLSDKVLSMGEQFWFMLMAIALVVSYFSGPLLNYGDFTRYMKSMDELKKGNFWGLPINFLLFSVITVVIVSGTVPLFGEMIKDPLETVSRMGNGLVIAIGVLTIVIATIGINIVANFVSPAFDFSNCSPQRISFRTGGLIAAVGSVLVTPWNLFNSPEIIHYTLDVLAAVIGPLFGILLVQHYFISKGKINIDALFSDQPGQPYWYRGGFNPRAIIALILSVVVGVAIILIPHLKELANFSWFIGVFVGSALYYFLAKDSKVDG, encoded by the coding sequence ATGACACCTAATGACAAACGTTCTTATAGTCCACGGCTTTATAATGCAGACTTAGCACCTGCTCAAAACAAAAACTGGACATGGTATAATATGTTTAGTTTTTGGATGTCAGACGTGCATAGTGTTGGTGGTTATATTGTCGCTGCTAGCCTTTTTGCCTTTGGATTAGCAGGTTGGCAAGTATTGCTTTGCCTTCTCATTGGCATTTGTATTGTGCTGTTTTTCGCTAATTTAATGGCAAAGCCTTGTCAGGAGTCTGGTGTTCCTGTCGCAGTATTATGTCGTCAGGCCTTTGGCGTATTTGGTGCGAATATTCCAGCAGTTACACGAGGTCTTATTGCTGTTGCTTGGTATGGTATTCAAACTTATTTAGCCTCTCATGGATTAATGATTGTTTTACTTAAATTTTTTCCTGAGTTAGGTTATTTAAATGAAATGTCATGGTTGGGATTATCTGGTTTAGGTTGGTTTTGCTTTGTTGCCATGTGGTTCTCTCAAGCAGTTGTTTTTTGGTATGGCATGGAGACTATAAAACGGTTTATTGATTTTGCGGGACCTGCCGTTTATGTTGTTATGTTTTTATTGGCGGGGTGGATTGTGTATCAAGTCGGCCCTTCTAATATTTCTTTTACATTAAGTGATAAAGTGCTATCAATGGGCGAACAGTTCTGGTTTATGCTGATGGCCATTGCGTTAGTTGTTTCTTACTTTTCGGGTCCTTTGCTCAATTATGGCGACTTCACACGTTATATGAAAAGTATGGACGAGCTTAAAAAGGGAAATTTTTGGGGATTACCTATTAACTTTCTATTATTCTCTGTGATCACGGTAGTTATTGTATCGGGTACTGTTCCTTTATTTGGTGAGATGATTAAAGACCCTTTAGAAACCGTTTCAAGAATGGGTAATGGCTTAGTGATAGCTATCGGTGTTTTAACTATTGTTATTGCAACGATAGGCATTAATATTGTGGCTAACTTTGTATCACCTGCTTTTGATTTCTCTAATTGCTCGCCACAGCGAATAAGCTTTAGAACAGGTGGCTTAATTGCGGCCGTTGGTTCTGTATTAGTAACCCCTTGGAATTTATTTAACTCACCAGAGATTATTCACTATACACTGGATGTCCTTGCGGCGGTAATTGGCCCTTTATTTGGTATTTTATTAGTACAACATTACTTCATCAGCAAAGGGAAAATTAATATTGATGCCCTTTTTAGTGATCAACCGGGGCAGCCCTATTGGTATAGAGGTGGTTTTAATCCAAGAGCGATTATTGCTTTAATTCTTTCTGTGGTTGTGGGAGTTGCTATCATTCTTATTCCTCACTTGAAAGAGTTGGCTAACTTTAGCTGGTTTATTGGTGTGTTTGTTGGTAGTGCGCTTTACTACTTTTTGGCTAAAGATTCAAAAGTAGATGGTTAG
- a CDS encoding DUF423 domain-containing protein produces the protein MVRIFLALSGLFGCSSVILGSYASHGLKSILSAEQILTFKLGVQYQMYHAIALLAVAILCHLFTSRLIKTAGWLFVIGILFFCGTLYSITYFGLPNYKTAPIGGFAFIFGWLLLLIAAWKLPIKQPRME, from the coding sequence ATGGTACGTATATTCTTAGCACTATCAGGTTTGTTTGGTTGTTCATCCGTTATTTTAGGTTCATATGCTTCACATGGTTTAAAATCTATCTTATCTGCTGAACAAATTTTAACGTTTAAACTCGGCGTACAATACCAAATGTACCATGCCATCGCCTTATTAGCAGTTGCTATACTTTGCCATCTCTTTACTAGCCGTCTCATTAAAACTGCGGGTTGGCTTTTTGTTATTGGTATCCTATTTTTCTGTGGAACACTCTACTCCATAACTTACTTTGGATTACCGAATTATAAAACAGCTCCCATTGGTGGCTTTGCATTTATATTTGGTTGGCTATTACTATTGATTGCTGCTTGGAAATTACCCATAAAACAACCTCGTATGGAGTAA
- the thiS gene encoding sulfur carrier protein ThiS → MNIYINEKPHVLTAPTTLTELIEQLGLTGKRIAIELNQEIAPRSQYSQITLQENDQLEIVHAIGGG, encoded by the coding sequence ATGAACATTTATATTAATGAAAAACCTCATGTACTGACTGCACCGACAACCCTTACCGAGCTTATTGAACAACTAGGGCTAACGGGGAAACGTATTGCTATTGAACTCAACCAAGAAATTGCCCCACGCAGCCAATATAGTCAAATCACGTTACAAGAAAATGACCAATTAGAAATTGTACACGCCATCGGTGGCGGCTAA
- a CDS encoding thiazole synthase has product MSTITDTPLTLAGKTYQSRLLVGTGKYKDFKETQAAIEASGAEIVTLAVRRTNIGQNPNEPNLLDIIPPSKYTILPNTAGCFDATEAVRTCRLARELLDGHNLVKLEVLADQKTLFPNVIETLKAAEILVKENFDVMVYTSDDPIIARQLEEIGCIAVMPLAGLIGSGMGICNPYNLQIILEEAKVPVLVDAGVGTASDATIAMELGCEAVLMNSAIAHAKQPVLMAEAMKHAIIAGRKAYLAGRMPRKLYATASSPLDGLIK; this is encoded by the coding sequence ATGTCAACAATTACAGATACACCTCTAACTCTTGCGGGCAAAACTTACCAATCGCGATTACTGGTAGGGACAGGTAAATATAAAGATTTTAAAGAGACACAAGCGGCCATTGAAGCCTCAGGGGCAGAAATTGTTACACTTGCTGTACGCCGTACTAATATAGGACAAAACCCTAACGAGCCGAACTTATTAGATATCATCCCACCGAGCAAATACACCATATTGCCTAATACTGCTGGTTGCTTCGATGCCACTGAAGCAGTGAGAACCTGCCGCTTAGCGCGTGAGTTGCTAGACGGACATAACTTAGTCAAATTAGAAGTATTAGCTGATCAAAAAACGCTTTTCCCCAATGTGATAGAAACGCTAAAAGCAGCAGAGATACTCGTTAAAGAAAACTTTGATGTAATGGTTTATACCAGTGATGACCCCATTATCGCACGCCAGCTTGAAGAAATCGGTTGTATTGCTGTCATGCCTCTTGCCGGGCTTATCGGTAGTGGCATGGGGATTTGTAACCCCTATAACCTACAAATTATTTTAGAAGAAGCCAAAGTACCTGTGCTTGTTGATGCAGGTGTTGGCACTGCGTCTGATGCAACCATAGCAATGGAGCTCGGCTGTGAGGCAGTACTCATGAACAGTGCCATAGCCCATGCCAAGCAACCTGTTCTAATGGCTGAAGCAATGAAGCATGCTATTATTGCTGGACGCAAAGCTTATTTAGCGGGCCGTATGCCACGTAAACTCTATGCAACAGCCTCCTCACCTTTAGATGGTTTAATTAAGTAA
- the trmB gene encoding tRNA (guanosine(46)-N7)-methyltransferase TrmB yields the protein MTEKNIPLRTIKSFVIRAGRMTHGQKQAIETGWPQYGLELQQGLLDYSAIFKRNAPVTLEIGFGMGQSLCTMAEQAPEQDFIGIEVHKPGVGALITLLQEKQVTNVRVFNCDAIEVLNNSIADNSLDRLLLFFPDPWHKARHHKRRIVQPEFAALIRRKLKLGGIFHMATDWQPYAEHMLEVMQQAEGYSNLAQDNTYVPRPLERPITKFEARGERLGHGVWDLKFQRIS from the coding sequence ATGACAGAAAAAAATATTCCACTACGCACCATAAAAAGTTTCGTTATTCGCGCAGGCCGCATGACACATGGGCAAAAACAAGCCATTGAAACAGGCTGGCCGCAGTATGGGCTTGAGTTACAACAAGGTTTATTAGACTACAGTGCCATTTTTAAACGCAATGCCCCTGTTACCTTAGAGATTGGCTTTGGCATGGGGCAATCACTATGCACCATGGCTGAGCAAGCACCAGAACAAGACTTTATTGGTATTGAAGTGCATAAACCCGGAGTTGGTGCACTAATTACACTACTACAAGAAAAACAAGTGACGAATGTACGTGTTTTTAACTGTGATGCCATTGAAGTTTTAAATAATAGCATTGCTGATAATAGCCTTGATCGCCTATTACTCTTCTTCCCAGATCCTTGGCACAAAGCACGTCATCATAAGCGTCGAATCGTACAGCCTGAATTTGCTGCACTCATCCGCCGTAAATTAAAACTGGGTGGTATCTTCCATATGGCTACCGATTGGCAACCTTACGCAGAACATATGTTAGAAGTGATGCAACAAGCTGAAGGGTATAGCAACCTCGCACAAGACAATACCTATGTACCTCGCCCATTAGAGAGACCAATAACTAAATTTGAAGCACGAGGTGAGCGTTTAGGCCATGGCGTATGGGACTTAAAATTTCAGCGAATAAGCTAA
- the earP gene encoding elongation factor P maturation arginine rhamnosyltransferase EarP, with product MVKFPPHTQWDVFCKVIDNYGDIGVCWRLARQLANEQQQYVRLWVDDLKAFKEICPHVNTNLNKQLVENIFIYHWQAHWQPVSPADIVIESFACNLPDDYIQAMSQANKTILWVNLEYLTYERWSVDFHAIPSLQSLNLKKYFFFPGLPETGGLIREHAIIEQAITFQNDPIAQQQFLSQLHVTKKPNSFLLFIFSYANQAIGEWLDTLKHGEHAYQLLIPQTPLLKNLADYLHIDVNTLIPDYTVQLKNLTLQIIPFITQVDFDKLLWCTDYNIIRGEDSFIRAQYAGKPMLWHIYPQREKTHLMKLEAFLEHYLDGLPSSVQLIIKNWWFAWNNQENLAESWLAYCEQISIIKEQAKKWTEKQKTVTDLITKLAKLYKN from the coding sequence ATGGTAAAGTTCCCTCCCCATACCCAATGGGATGTCTTTTGTAAAGTGATTGATAACTATGGGGATATTGGTGTTTGTTGGCGCTTAGCAAGGCAACTCGCCAATGAACAACAACAGTATGTTCGATTATGGGTAGATGATCTTAAAGCATTTAAAGAAATATGCCCCCATGTGAATACTAATCTTAACAAACAACTAGTAGAGAATATATTCATTTATCATTGGCAAGCCCATTGGCAACCAGTTTCTCCTGCTGATATTGTTATTGAAAGTTTTGCATGCAACCTCCCTGATGACTATATTCAAGCCATGTCACAAGCAAATAAAACTATTCTTTGGGTGAATCTTGAGTATTTAACCTATGAGAGGTGGTCCGTTGATTTTCACGCTATACCCTCTTTACAGTCACTTAATTTAAAAAAATATTTCTTTTTCCCAGGTTTACCTGAAACAGGCGGACTTATCAGAGAACACGCTATTATTGAGCAAGCAATAACTTTTCAAAATGACCCCATAGCCCAGCAGCAGTTTTTAAGCCAATTGCATGTCACTAAAAAACCAAATAGTTTTTTATTGTTTATTTTTAGCTATGCTAATCAAGCTATTGGTGAGTGGCTAGATACCCTCAAGCATGGTGAACATGCCTATCAGCTACTTATTCCACAAACTCCTTTATTAAAAAACTTAGCCGACTACCTCCACATTGATGTTAATACTTTAATACCTGACTATACAGTACAACTCAAGAACTTAACACTACAAATTATTCCTTTTATCACTCAAGTTGACTTCGACAAACTTCTTTGGTGTACAGACTATAATATTATTCGCGGTGAAGACTCGTTTATTAGAGCTCAATATGCAGGTAAACCCATGTTATGGCACATTTATCCACAACGAGAAAAGACCCACCTCATGAAACTAGAAGCCTTTCTTGAACATTATTTAGATGGCCTACCTAGCTCAGTGCAATTAATCATTAAAAACTGGTGGTTTGCATGGAATAATCAAGAAAACTTAGCAGAAAGCTGGCTAGCTTATTGCGAACAAATCTCAATAATTAAAGAACAAGCAAAAAAATGGACCGAAAAACAAAAAACTGTTACAGATTTGATAACAAAACTAGCCAAACTTTATAAAAATTAG
- the efp gene encoding elongation factor P codes for MKTAQEFRAGQVININNAPWVVQKAEFNKSGRNSAVVKMKLKNVLTGAVTETVYKADDKLEPIILERKEVTYSYLADPNFVFMDNEFNQYEVEKDDLGDAVYFIEDGMQDVCEAVFYDGRVISIELPTTIVRQISYTEPAVRGDTSGKVMKVARLNTGYELKVSEFCDIGDYIEIDTRTNEYKARAKV; via the coding sequence ATGAAAACAGCTCAAGAATTCCGCGCAGGACAAGTCATCAACATCAACAATGCCCCATGGGTGGTGCAAAAAGCTGAATTTAACAAATCAGGTCGTAACTCGGCTGTTGTTAAAATGAAATTAAAAAATGTTTTAACAGGTGCTGTTACTGAAACAGTTTACAAAGCTGATGACAAATTAGAGCCTATTATTTTAGAACGCAAAGAAGTTACTTACTCCTATCTTGCTGACCCAAACTTTGTATTTATGGATAATGAATTCAATCAATACGAAGTGGAAAAAGATGATCTTGGTGATGCGGTGTACTTCATTGAAGATGGTATGCAAGATGTTTGCGAAGCTGTGTTTTATGATGGCCGTGTTATCTCTATTGAGTTGCCTACAACTATCGTTCGTCAAATTTCTTACACTGAACCAGCAGTACGCGGCGATACATCAGGTAAAGTAATGAAAGTGGCACGTTTAAATACAGGCTATGAACTAAAAGTTTCTGAGTTTTGTGACATTGGTGACTATATCGAAATCGATACACGTACTAATGAATACAAAGCCCGCGCTAAAGTTTAA
- the msrA gene encoding peptide-methionine (S)-S-oxide reductase MsrA, whose amino-acid sequence MLCKQLTDDVLKKLPAHLTSVILGMGCFWGVERLLWQQKGVWGTAVGYAGGDVDNPTYQQVCSGDTGHAEVVLVVYDPMMIDFNDLLTLFWENHDPTQGMRQGNDVGSQYRSVIYCTCDEQLQASLLSKQQYQQQLTLKGYTAITTEIKFAPVFYFAEAYHQRYLDKNPNGYCGLKGTGVNCVHQ is encoded by the coding sequence ATGTTATGTAAACAATTAACTGATGATGTTTTGAAAAAATTGCCAGCGCATTTAACGTCTGTGATCTTGGGTATGGGCTGTTTTTGGGGCGTTGAACGGCTGTTATGGCAGCAAAAGGGTGTATGGGGAACGGCGGTAGGGTATGCTGGGGGGGATGTTGATAACCCAACTTATCAGCAAGTATGTTCAGGTGATACAGGGCATGCTGAGGTGGTATTAGTCGTTTATGATCCAATGATGATCGATTTTAATGATTTATTAACACTTTTCTGGGAAAATCATGATCCTACACAAGGCATGCGCCAAGGCAATGACGTGGGTAGCCAATATCGTTCAGTCATTTATTGTACTTGCGATGAGCAATTACAAGCTTCTTTATTAAGTAAGCAGCAATACCAACAACAATTGACTTTAAAAGGCTATACAGCGATTACTACAGAGATTAAGTTTGCACCTGTGTTTTATTTTGCTGAAGCATATCATCAGCGTTATTTAGACAAAAATCCAAATGGTTATTGTGGTCTCAAAGGGACAGGGGTTAATTGTGTTCATCAATAG
- a CDS encoding multidrug/biocide efflux PACE transporter, with amino-acid sequence MVRSIIYDPTDRSIKERIFHALMFEILAILITAPMAALLMGQSVSQMGVLTIMFAVIALLCNMIFNFLFDLAQRRMGFKRTIKVRILHTILFEFSFVAISVPLAAWWLSMGLLEAFILDFGLTVFFLIYTFVFNYVYDKLREQLFIKKMARQGVQVKL; translated from the coding sequence ATGGTACGTTCAATCATTTATGATCCCACTGACAGGAGTATTAAGGAGAGAATATTTCATGCGTTGATGTTCGAGATTCTGGCAATTTTGATTACAGCACCAATGGCTGCTTTGCTAATGGGGCAGTCAGTAAGTCAAATGGGAGTATTAACCATTATGTTTGCTGTTATTGCGCTACTCTGTAATATGATTTTTAATTTTCTATTTGATTTGGCACAGCGCCGTATGGGATTTAAGCGTACAATTAAAGTACGTATATTACATACCATATTATTTGAATTTAGTTTTGTTGCTATTTCAGTACCGTTAGCGGCCTGGTGGTTATCCATGGGGCTATTAGAGGCTTTTATTCTAGATTTTGGATTAACGGTGTTTTTTTTAATTTATACCTTTGTATTTAACTATGTTTATGACAAATTACGTGAGCAATTATTCATTAAAAAAATGGCTAGACAAGGTGTACAAGTAAAACTTTAA
- the panD gene encoding aspartate 1-decarboxylase codes for MQESTRLFMYGKIHRCRVTEANLDYMGSITIDPLLLDATGILPYTQVDVVNITNGARLQTYVIPGNIGAGEICLNGAAAHLFSKNDLAIIMAYEQCPISQLVGRASKAVMVDHNNQIIEVITYQTPSLTQLANGEVPSRAHEPYGIKIK; via the coding sequence GTGCAAGAGTCTACCCGCTTATTTATGTACGGCAAAATACACCGTTGCCGAGTAACCGAAGCTAATTTGGATTATATGGGTTCTATCACAATAGATCCTTTATTGTTAGATGCAACAGGAATTCTACCCTATACTCAAGTTGATGTGGTTAATATTACCAATGGAGCACGGCTACAAACATATGTTATTCCAGGTAATATAGGTGCTGGCGAAATCTGCCTTAATGGGGCAGCAGCTCATCTGTTTAGTAAAAATGACCTTGCCATCATTATGGCGTATGAGCAATGCCCCATTAGTCAGCTTGTAGGACGCGCTTCTAAGGCAGTGATGGTTGATCATAATAATCAAATTATTGAAGTTATTACTTATCAAACTCCGAGTTTAACCCAGCTTGCCAATGGGGAAGTACCAAGCCGAGCTCATGAGCCTTATGGTATTAAAATAAAATAA